The genomic DNA GAGCCCCCCGCGTCCTGAATGGCTTGGACCATCGAACGCGAACGCTCGGTCGGAACGACGGTATCGGCGCCCCCGTGGAATACCCGAATCGGAAGCCCTGTCAGCCGCGCGGCCTGTTGTTCGTCGCCACCACCGCAAACGATGATCGCCGCGGCGAACCATTCGGGATAACGCGACGCCAGGTCCCATGATCCGTATCGGCCCATCGAGAGCCCCGTCAGATAAACGCGTGATCGGTCGACCGGTTGTTCGTCGAGTGTCTGCCGCAACATGGAAATCACCCCCTGCATCGGCTCCGACGGCTCAGCCGGCAACCGCGACGAAACGCGGTCGCCCCAGGGAACGTTCACCCATTGCTTTCCGGCTGGACACTGGGCGGCAAGCACAAAGCAGGGATATTTTTCGCGTTGGGCGTCCTTCGCCATCTGTTCGGGGAAGTACTTTAATTGCCGGGCATTGTCCTCGCCACGCTCCCCTGCGCCGTGCAAGAACAGCACCAGCGGATACTTCGTGCCGGGTTCGATCTTTGCCGGTGAAACCAAGCGATACGCAAGCGGTTGTTGTTTGTCATCCCCCGCGGAGCGCGGAATGCTACGAATTTCGAAGGGTTCATCCGCCATGATAGGAGTGCAAGTGAGCAGGAGAAGAAGGAAAAAAGCGAGATGTGGCATGGGGGTTCCTTGGTCGTGTCTTTACGTCGCCAGGGACGTTGGCAAATTCGATTGGTTGCATTTTCGTTGCCCCGGTGGGTGACGTCAATCTTGTCCGGCGAACGTTCGTCGGCGCCGTCGCAACAGGCGTGTCGGCTGATCATCGGCCATTGCCTTGCGATCGACGGGGATTGCAACCACCCTCTCGGTCGGCGATCTGTCCGGCCTCGCAACGTCAACAGAGGAGGGGAACGCGAAGAATTGCCCCGAAACCTAGCTGCGGATAAATCCGACCGTTGCAGAGGAATCGGGTTTCGCTCACACTGAAGCCCCCGCCCTAATCCCACCCTTCTATTCCCACCTCCATTCGAAAAGAGCTGCCGATGAACAATCCGCCCTCAAATCTGCCTTGGTACCGTCGCATTGGCCCCGGATTGATCACCGCCTGCGTTGTCATTGGACCGGGCAGTTTGGTGACCAGTTCGAAGGTTGGCGCGTCCGAGCAATATGGAATGTTGTGGGTCGTGGTGGTATCGGTTGCCTTCATGATGCTGTACATGACGCTTGGGGCAAAATTGGGGGCTGTCGGATCGGCTGCACCGTGCGATTTGATCGCCGCCAAAGCGGGACGCTGGTTGTCGGTTCTGGTTGGCCTCAGCGTGTTCTTCATCGCCACGGCGTTTCAATCGGGAAACAACATTGGTGTTGCGGCGACGTTCGAAGCGTTCATCGATTCCAAAGAACTAGTGGCCGTGATGGTGGTCGTCTTCAATCTACTGGCGATCGCGTTTCTGTTTGTCTTCAAAGACATGTACAAAATGCTGGAACGCGTGATGATGGCGTTCGTGGGCCTGATGCTGATCTCGTTTGCAATCAATCTGATCAGTCTGCGGCCCGATCTGGTTGCAATGGGCAAGGGCTTGGTCACACCTTCGCTTGGCAAGTCGGGGGATCTGTTGCCCGTCTTAGGCTTGATCGGTACCACTTTCATCAGCGCCGCCGCTTTCTACCAAGCCTATCTCGTCAGGCAGAAAGGCTGGGGGATCGATGAAGTGAAGAGCGGGATGGTCGACGCCCGAATTGGATCGATCATCATGTTTCTGATCACCGTGATGTTGATGTCGACCGCTGCGGCAGGGTTGTCAGGACGCGAAGACATCACCCTGAACAGTCCTGTCGATGTCGCGGTCGCACTGGAGGCGACGTTTGGGCCGGCCGCCAAAGTCATCTTCTGCTTTGGGCTCTTCTCCGCGGCCTATTCCTCGTTTTTGGTGAACGCCATGATCGGCGGTTTTATGGCGGCCGACGGACTGAACCTCGGCAGCCGGCCTACCGATCTTGTGCCTCGGCTGCTGACAGCGGCGTCGTTGCTGTTGGGCATGGCGGTGGGGGTGGCAGTGCTAATCTTCGATTTTGATCGCACCCCGACGATCATTGCCGCGCAAGCGGTGACCGTGGTCGCTGCCCCGTTGATCGCGGGTGTTTTGCTGTGGTTGACCAGTTCGCGCGATGTGATGGGCGACCACGTGAATCGACCCGTTACGATCGTTTTTGGCCTCATCGGCTTGGGGCTATTGCTTGCAATGGCCGGCAAGACTGCCTTCTCGGATCTCCCCAAAAAGCTGGAGAGCTATGCTCCGGCAGCTGCCACGGCGGATGCAGAAGATCAATAGCTTGTGCTTCTGGAATCGCCCTGGCTAGGCATTTGCTTGCATGCCATCGGGGATCGCCGCAGATCGAACGAGCGTGTACAGGTTCGTATCCACCGCCCGCCTGCAGGATCCCTGCGGCGGTGAATCTTGGCCCGTTGCGCTGACGCGGATTGGGGGTTATTTAAAGAATTTCCGGCTGTTTCCGAGAATGCTCTTTGTTCCGGTTAACTCGGTTTGTTATAGCCTCCGAACATAGATCACAGGTGAACAAATCTTCCGGAGTTCAGAGAGATGTCTTCTCCCATGCTAATTCGAATT from Rosistilla carotiformis includes the following:
- a CDS encoding carboxylesterase family protein, encoding MADEPFEIRSIPRSAGDDKQQPLAYRLVSPAKIEPGTKYPLVLFLHGAGERGEDNARQLKYFPEQMAKDAQREKYPCFVLAAQCPAGKQWVNVPWGDRVSSRLPAEPSEPMQGVISMLRQTLDEQPVDRSRVYLTGLSMGRYGSWDLASRYPEWFAAAIIVCGGGDEQQAARLTGLPIRVFHGGADTVVPTERSRSMVQAIQDAGGSQIEYFELPGVGHNSWTHAYSDAAGAIDWMFTQVRQPISNQPAGN
- a CDS encoding Nramp family divalent metal transporter; this encodes MNNPPSNLPWYRRIGPGLITACVVIGPGSLVTSSKVGASEQYGMLWVVVVSVAFMMLYMTLGAKLGAVGSAAPCDLIAAKAGRWLSVLVGLSVFFIATAFQSGNNIGVAATFEAFIDSKELVAVMVVVFNLLAIAFLFVFKDMYKMLERVMMAFVGLMLISFAINLISLRPDLVAMGKGLVTPSLGKSGDLLPVLGLIGTTFISAAAFYQAYLVRQKGWGIDEVKSGMVDARIGSIIMFLITVMLMSTAAAGLSGREDITLNSPVDVAVALEATFGPAAKVIFCFGLFSAAYSSFLVNAMIGGFMAADGLNLGSRPTDLVPRLLTAASLLLGMAVGVAVLIFDFDRTPTIIAAQAVTVVAAPLIAGVLLWLTSSRDVMGDHVNRPVTIVFGLIGLGLLLAMAGKTAFSDLPKKLESYAPAAATADAEDQ